The following are encoded in a window of Roseimaritima ulvae genomic DNA:
- a CDS encoding Gfo/Idh/MocA family protein has product MRAGILGVGFMGWIHYLAYQASERAELVAFCSRDAGKRSGDWRGIKGNFGPPAEQIDVSQLATYETLDQMLADDSIDLIDICLPPHLHVDAVKKCLAAGKKVLCEKPLALTGEAAATLAAQAAPGQLLVAHILPFMPEFRFVADAAREGRFGKLLGGTFKRVIGPPDWIPDFYDADRVGGPLMDLHVHDAHFIRMLFGMPRSVFTRGRMRGDTPQYFESTFSTADPDVVLSACSGVIDQPGRPFTHGYEVHFEQATVRFEFAAFSDGESSLVPLVVFHADGSIEHPQLGDGDPVQSFVLEIDAAAAAVDEGQIHPALDGNIAADALRLCDAQLESVRTGKPVTIAE; this is encoded by the coding sequence ATGCGTGCAGGGATTTTGGGTGTCGGGTTCATGGGCTGGATCCACTATCTGGCCTACCAAGCCTCCGAGCGGGCCGAGTTGGTCGCTTTTTGCAGCCGCGATGCCGGCAAACGCAGCGGCGACTGGCGTGGCATCAAAGGTAATTTTGGGCCCCCGGCCGAACAGATCGACGTCTCGCAACTGGCCACCTACGAGACCCTGGATCAGATGTTGGCCGATGATTCGATCGATCTGATCGATATCTGTCTGCCGCCGCACCTGCACGTCGACGCGGTCAAAAAATGTTTGGCAGCCGGGAAAAAAGTGCTGTGCGAAAAACCGCTTGCCCTGACCGGCGAAGCCGCGGCGACGCTGGCAGCCCAGGCCGCTCCCGGTCAATTGCTGGTCGCTCACATCCTGCCTTTCATGCCCGAATTCCGCTTCGTCGCCGACGCGGCTCGCGAAGGACGCTTTGGCAAACTGCTGGGCGGGACCTTTAAACGCGTGATCGGACCGCCCGACTGGATCCCCGATTTCTACGATGCGGATCGCGTTGGCGGCCCGCTGATGGACTTGCACGTCCACGACGCGCACTTCATCCGCATGCTGTTTGGCATGCCCCGCAGCGTGTTTACGCGTGGCCGCATGCGTGGCGACACGCCTCAATATTTCGAATCGACCTTTTCCACCGCCGATCCGGACGTGGTCTTGTCGGCTTGCAGCGGCGTGATCGATCAACCCGGTCGCCCCTTCACGCACGGCTACGAAGTGCATTTCGAACAGGCCACGGTGCGGTTTGAATTTGCCGCGTTCAGCGACGGTGAGTCCTCGCTGGTGCCGCTGGTCGTGTTCCACGCCGACGGTTCGATCGAACACCCGCAGCTGGGCGACGGCGATCCCGTGCAGTCGTTTGTGCTGGAAATCGATGCCGCCGCGGCGGCCGTGGACGAAGGCCAGATTCACCCCGCTCTGGACGGCAACATCGCCGCCGATGCGTTACGATTGTGTGATGCCCAGCTGGAAAGTGTCCGCACGGGCAAACCGGTTACAATAGCAGAGTAG